A window of Rhododendron vialii isolate Sample 1 chromosome 13a, ASM3025357v1 contains these coding sequences:
- the LOC131313820 gene encoding phenylalanine N-monooxygenase CYP79D16-like — protein sequence MANFSILQNFSSSCSTLLLLRMAMAFFSPIHTANPDIASSTLEMPTSESIAPFLLSFCSTLLLAASLLFILWKRRATPLALPPGPKPWPIVGSLPGLLLTKKPAFRSIHKMMEDMNAEIICISLWGVHIVPVTCPEIDVNFLKRHDAVFSSRSDVLSADITSRGYLTTALTVGGEQWKKMRRVLASEVLSAQRHRWLEGKRTTEADHLVGFVYNQSMDSTTGGVVNVRFAAQHYCGNVIRKMVFGKRFFRNGRADGGPGVEEEEHVSALFTILAYLYSFCVSDYLPCLRRRLDLDGHEKIIRTATASVAKYQDPEIDERIRHWIEGTRTEQDDLLDVLIGRKEKDGSPLLSPDEIKAQIVELMIATVDNTSNAVEWALAEMINQPALLKRTMEELDRVVGRNRLVQESDLSQLNYVKSCVRESFRLHPIAPFNVPHVSTADAIFAGYFIPKGSHVLLSLPGLGRNPRVWDEPLQFRPERHLKRDGSDVMLTDPDLKMLSFSIGRSGCPGVTLGSTMTAMLMARLLQKMISMHLLDINLPLIIPHLLLDLIN from the exons AACCAGCGAAAGCATTGCACCATTTCTCTTGAGCTTttgctcaactctgcttcttgcGGCTTCGCTTCTCTTCATCCTTTGGAAGAGACGAGCAACGCCCCTCGCGCTTCCACCAGGCCCAAAACCATGGCCCATTGTCGGAAGTCTCCCAGGACTACTTCTCACAAAGAAGCCCGCGTTCCGTTCGATACACAAAATGATGGAGGACATGAACGCCGAAATCATTTGCATCAGCCTATGGGGTGTCCACATCGTCCCCGTCACCTGCCCTGAAATTGACGTCAACTTCCTGAAAAGACATGACGCTGTTTTCTCCTCAAGATCGGATGTCTTATCGGCAGACATCACGAGCAGAGGATATCTAACAACGGCCTTAACCGTGGGTGGAGAACAATGGAAGAAAATGAGGAGAGTCCTCGCTTCCGAAGTTCTCTCAGCACAAAGGCATCGGTGGCTCGAGGGCAAACGAACCACGGAAGCTGACCACCTCGTTGGGTTCGTGTATAATCAGTCCATGGACTCGACTACCGGGGGTGTGGTGAATGTGAGATTCGCAGCCCAACATTATTGTGGGAATGTGATAAGGAAGATGGTTTTCGGGAAGAGGTTTTTTAGGAATGGAAGGGCGGATGGAGGCCCAGGAGTAGAGGAAGAAGAGCACGTGAGTGCCTTGTTCACAATTCTTGCATACCTCTACTCCTTCTGTGTGTCTGATTATCTCCCATGCTTGCGTCGCCGTCTTGATTTGGACGGTCATGAGAAGATTATCAGGACGGCCACAGCAAGTGTGGCTAAGTATCAAGATCCTGAGATCGACGAGAGAATCAGACATTGGATAGAGGGTACCAGAACTGAGCAAGATGACTTGCTTGACGTCCTCATTGGGCGCAAAGAGAAAGATGGTAGTCCCTTGCTCTCACCAGATGAGATCAAAGCCCAAATAGTT GAGTTGATGATAGCAACGGTAGACAACACTTCAAATGCAGTGGAGTGGGCACTTGCCGAGATGATAAATCAACCAGCACTACTTAAAAGAACCATGGAGGAACTGGACAGAGTGGTGGGGAGGAATAGACTGGTCCAGGAATCCGATCTCTCACAACTCAACTACGTCAAATCATGTGTGAGAGAATCGTTCCGCCTCCACCCCATCGCTCCCTTTAATGTCCCCCATGTCTCCACAGCCGACGCCATTTTTGCTGGCTACTTCATCCCCAAAGGTAGCCATGTTTTGCTGAGTCTCCCTGGGCTTGGGCGCAACCCAAGAGTTTGGGATGAACCTCTCCAGTTCAGACCAGAGCGCCACCTCAAGAGAGACGGCTCCGATGTAATGCTAACGGACCCCGACTTGAAAATGTTGTCGTttagcattgggaggagtggtTGCCCAGGGGTCACTTTGGGGTCCACAATGACAGCCATGCTCATGGCTAGGCTCTTGCAAAAGATGATAAGCATGCATTTATTAGATATTAACCTCCCACTTATAATTCCACATCTACTACTAGATTTAATAAATTAG